In Catharus ustulatus isolate bCatUst1 chromosome 30, bCatUst1.pri.v2, whole genome shotgun sequence, the DNA window TCGTAAatttgcaagaaaataattttaataaactttAAACAGAAGCATAAAAGGTTTTAAAAGAGAACCGCGTCTCTTTTGCTTGTTCTGTGGACATTTGGACTGGCTCCATGGCTGAATCCCAGGAGCTTTCCCTCAGGCTTCTCAAATATTTATATCTCACCTCCAGGATGatttaatttacaaataaatttctttttcatggctttatttttcttggatCTCCTTTAGTTGCCGCAATGGCAATTGTTGCTTCTGCCACATTCATATTCATTCAGATTCTCAAAGATGCCAAATAGGGGGGAAGATTTAAAATCTCTCAAGCTTAAAGACCACAATTGTGCTTTTAAATACAGAGGTGGGattaaaaaaatgggggaaaacacCCCAGAAACAGAAGTGTATTTGTGACCCTGTTCAGTGATTCTCAAGAGagtaaaaaccaacaaaattatttttatcgAGTGGGTTGTGGTGACTTTTGGATGCACATTTTCCTCTATGAAATCCTTGGATAGATTTTCACATAATTCTGCCTCAAGGGGAGgtaaaaaggagagaaaaaccaCAAGGAAACTCAAAATCAGAGGCAACATCAGTTTAATGATAAAAAGTCAAGTAGCATTCAgcaaaaacaaagggaaaatatatattaatgaagggaaaagaagccACTGAAACCATTTCAGCTGAGACACAGCAAGCAAGACTCCACCTTTCCTTAATTCCTGAGCAAAACCCCCCACAGACTGACAGCAATTAAACCATGTCGGCGTGAAATGCAAACTCAGAGACAAGGAAATTCTTCCAAAGCAGGAGGTTTAAGGATGAAACAGCTTGGACACGCGTCCAGAcagcacctccctccctcctcgtGAGGAAATGCACAGTGAAGGATTTAGGATGGTTCCTGTGAATCTGCACAGAAATCTCATCTGGAACCTCAAGGTTTAGCCTCATCAGCTGCAACCCAATGTCCAAGCTCCCTCCTGGCTCAGCTGTCCCCTGGGGCACCTCCTGGTCACTCACATCAAACCACACTCCCTCCAACCccacccaaaccccccagggcACCACAGCCCCatggagcagctttggtggaGGATCCCAAAGTGGAAGGAAGTGCAGGAGGCTCCAGCTGAATGCAGAGTGAACTTTATTGAGTGTGcagacagaaacaaagcagGGGGTGGGCAGGGCCCCGGGCCAGGCTGCCCTGGCCAGCAGTGACCACACCGTGGTCTGCCTGCGGCCGGCTCGGGGCTGagcccctgggccagcagggcctggggagGCACAGGAGAAAGCAGGACAGGCAGAAGCCTCAGTTGACCACGGCTGCCTCCCTCAAGGGGGCCCAAGGCCTGTGGAAACgctggccagcagctccagcctcagcagggcCCCTGGCCTGGGACTGGCCGGGGGAGGCACTCGCTGGACGTGCGGCCCGGCTCTAGCAGGGCAGGCACCTGCGGCCGCAGTAGCGGCCACCAAGGCCGGAGAGCCCCGAGAGCCCAAAGCCCCCCGAGTTGATGGGCACTCCCTCCTCGCTCAGGATGCTGCCCACGGCGGCGGAGGTGGAGGATCCCACGgcggtgttctgggggaaggagctgaggatgggtcctggcagggtgaccaCCACGGGCGAGGGCTGGATGACCACGCGGGAGTCCTGGCACTGGCGCACACAGGGCtcgttgcagctgttggccagcggggtggggCCGCAGGGCCGGCACAGGTCATAGCAGGACATGGCTGTGGTTGCAGGAAAACctggggagagggcagggaaagcagcCACGCAGTGAGAGGCACAGTTGGAGACGCTGATCCGGGAGAAAGAGCAGAGCCCGTGCAGATGGCACAGCccggagagggagggagggaggggagatccaacagccctgagcccaaAGTGTTCCCTGCAAAGAAATCCCAACATCTCCCACCTCTGCCCAGTTACAAACAATCACAAAACCCCGgtgggagcaggatggaggaGAAAGCACTGGGGAGAAGCAGAGATTGCACTGAGGCGcgaggagaaagagaagaggaagagaagagtaAGGCCCTTGgagctcacctgtgtcaccgaacaggagaaggcaggagagctgggtgAGGGATGCTGTGCTTGCTCTGCCTTTTATactgccccacacagccccaggcccACAGGCACCCCCAGCACATGGAACGTGTTTACCGAGCTCCTCCCGCATGCAAAACATCCCCATTAGAGAAATGGGGACACTGCAACGCTGCTTTTTCATCTCCCTGTGCTCGACGTGCCCAGTCAGCCTCCCAGGCTCCTTTCAAGTGCCAGGATTAGAGACCAAAACGTGTCCAGGGGCGATGCCACGTCAGCAGGGTAGGGTGgcgcagccagggctgggcagtgttCGACATCCCAAAGAATTCCAGCCCTGGCGCTCCAGGGCAGGACTTTAAAGTGTTTGCTGATGATGGGGCCAGGCTCCCCTGGGCCCTGAGGTTCCAGCCTGGCCATTCCCCTGCTAGGGTCAGCTCTGTCCCTCACCCTGTCCGGGTTGGCCATGACCTTGGCGGGTTTGGAGTGGTCATCACTGGATGTGTACAAGGGCAAactggacgtggcactcagtggGGATTGGTCACAGGCTCGATGTTCTGGGAGAGCTTTTCCAATCTCAGGGATCACTGCAGAGGAGGTACAGGCCCCAATCCAGTCCCTGTGTCCAGCAAAGGACACAGGTCTGACCCTGCACATGGAAGTCCTGCCCTGGAGGGGCAAGGACTGGCCCCAGATGGTCAGTGGGacagtccccagccctggctgcatcacccagccctgctgacaaATCATTTTCCCCTGGAAATGTTTTGTCCTCTAATCCTGGCACTTGAAAGGAGCCTGGGAGGCTGACTGGGCACGTCCTGCACAGGGAAATGAAAAGGCAGCGTTGcagggcaaaaataaaaacactaaTTTTTGTAATTGGGATGTTTTGCATGCAAGATGAGCTTGGTAAACACATTCTGTGTGCAACGACTGTCCCTGGGCCCGGGGCTGTGTGGGACAGTATAAAAGGCAGAGCACAAGTGTAGGTCCCTCATCCACCTGTCCTGCCTTCTCCTGCTCGGTGAAACAGGTGAGTGCCTTCCTCtgcttctatttcttttcctctgtcttttctGGCTTTGCCTCAGTTATGTTTTGCTGGGACAGCTGGTGATTGTCTCCACTCTCTGTTCCACACTGGAAGGAGGTGGGGAAGGTCTTGTCCATGTTTTTAGGGCCTTCTTGGGGACTgcaattccttttcctttccatctccctctccaggCTCTCTCttctgcctgggctctgctctttCTCCCGGATCAGCAtctccagctgtgcctctcACTGCGTGgctgctttccctgccctctccccaggttttcctgcagccacagccatgTCCTGCTACGACCTGTGCCGGCCCTGCGGccccaccccgctggccaacagctgcaacgaGCCCTGCGTGCGCCAGTGCCAGGACTCCCGTGTGGTCATCCAGCCCTCGCCCGTGGtggtcaccctgccaggacccatcctcagctccttcccccagaacaccgcCGTGGGATCCTCCACCTCCGCCGCCGTGGGCAGCATCCTCAGCGAGTCTGGGGTCCCCATCAACTCGGGGGGCTTTGGGCTCTCGGGGCTCTCCGGCCTTGGTGGCCGCTACTGCGGCCGCAGGTGCCTGCCCTGCTAGAGCCGGGCCGCACGTCCAGCGAGTGCCTCCCCCGGTCAGTCCCAGGCCAGGGGCCCCactgaggctggagctgctggccagcGTTTCCACAGGCCTTGGGCCCCCTTGAGGGAGGCAGCCATGGCCAGCTGAGGCTTCTGCCTGTCCTGCTTTCTTCTGCGCctccccaggccctgctggcccaggggctCAGCCCCAAGCCGGCCGCAGGCAGACCACGGTGTGGCCACTGCTGGCCAGggcagcctggcccagggccctgcccaccccctgctttgtttctgtctgCACACTCAATAAAGTTCACTCTGCATTCAACTGGAGCCTCCTGCACTTCCTTCCACTTTGGGATCCCCCACTAAAGCTCTTCCATGGGGGAGGTCACAAAATCAccatttttggggttggaatgCACTTCCAGAGATTGTGGGGCCCAACCCTCTGCTCAGGTGGGACATCCTTGAGGGAGCTGCTTTAGATGCTAGCAACTTCTCGATGTGTCCAAGGATGGACACCCCACAACCTTCCTGGTCCTTGATTTTCATCACTCTgtaggaaaatgttttctggagCAGCTTCCACGGCTCgtgtcctgcacaggacataATCCCAAGGAGTTGTCACCATTCACTTCTGCCTCCACAGCATCCCTTgtgccctcctgtccctcctgtgggTGCCAGGTTTGAAGGGACCCACAAATCATCAAATCCcactcctgaccctgcacagacaGCTCAA includes these proteins:
- the LOC117008867 gene encoding feather keratin 1 produces the protein MSCYDLCRPCGPTPLANSCNEPCVRQCQDSRVVIQPSPVVVTLPGPILSSFPQNTAVGSSTSAAVGSILSEEGVPINSGGFGLSGLSGLGGRYCGRRCLPC
- the LOC117008866 gene encoding feather keratin 1-like, producing the protein MSCYDLCRPCGPTPLANSCNEPCVRQCQDSRVVIQPSPVVVTLPGPILSSFPQNTAVGSSTSAAVGSILSESGVPINSGGFGLSGLSGLGGRYCGRRCLPC